Proteins found in one Amycolatopsis aidingensis genomic segment:
- a CDS encoding ATP-binding protein has product MFGRGGKRQQNREQDLSPGSGAWQAGTPQLQAKQVRQPKQVKPAKQGKQTRQRRLPGEQAVPTYTPSIAARSIDGHLLRTGNEVYAWYRLAPQRWSFRSDSQRRDLVAAIAGQYAELQGRWMHLRVTTRPYPIRMWAEAHVHNAVGRPQDTPGTLSFDDYLIGEQQQLMGRSMAEKEVYLGVQVQTRGVMDRAVERAAPLLRKILPEAVDAELTALDSEVEHLDQVIGSAGLEGRPALAEEMSWLMHRSCSLGLPAPRNLPAVPGAAWEPEDLASFTDAADLHCDPYAPTVTVRGRTGSNAGLSRQVAVLTVGQMHGLQIPEVDDPWVQHADRLPAAVEWSARIYVRKPEEVAGELQRQMNKVRSQVKHYTDEHELEPPQSLARQASRVLEIDDEMTSGFTALATRVRSWWRLAVSGPTERDALRLAQQLLDLYKPKIAIEHPEAQYAMAREFIPGEPLASGAYMRRGSVVWAASSVPTATAEVGDRRGILLGETCTATRRPVAWDPWMAQEIRDGSGLTAMVAGLGGGKSFLGGGVVYKTLRAGAHWTILDPSGPLARLCDLPEVRPYARPINLLNAQPGILNPYRVVAEPQLEHFLDEDDPERAWRRERALAGATRRRLVLDVLTGILPYEVARMPQSRIVLLRAVRAVGGRYDADPGQVIDALRRDSSEHHEHAVVVADFLDEMRERMSLLIPEADADPYSETRDDRMTVLTMAGLTLPKDGVSREHWTDAEALGVEMLNLAAWLTQRSVYEKPKDLRKGVWIDEAFFLSEVPTGRVLMNRFARDSRKWNVRVLLSSQIPADFLRIQGFVSLLDSVFVGRLDDEDAQADALRLLKVPVGVGYEQVVSALGRRPGAQRGVLERDREPRQFIFGDGAGGVERIRVDFSGPHLEHLRAAMDTTPGSIDPRVTAKAPDVPEPPEPGGAQEPPTGTPAPSAEDDLEPDLERAAELEVGLTEEQVLEETAAEPRAGSERHARAGKGGTGRDAA; this is encoded by the coding sequence TTGTTCGGTCGCGGCGGAAAGCGGCAACAGAACCGGGAACAGGACCTGTCCCCGGGCTCCGGCGCTTGGCAGGCCGGGACACCGCAGCTCCAGGCGAAGCAGGTGCGCCAGCCCAAGCAGGTCAAGCCGGCCAAGCAGGGCAAGCAGACCCGGCAGCGTCGGCTCCCTGGGGAGCAGGCCGTGCCCACCTACACCCCATCGATCGCCGCGCGCAGCATCGACGGGCACCTGCTGCGCACCGGCAACGAGGTATACGCCTGGTACCGCCTCGCGCCGCAGCGCTGGTCCTTCCGGTCGGACTCCCAGCGCCGGGACCTGGTCGCCGCCATCGCGGGCCAGTACGCCGAGCTGCAGGGCCGCTGGATGCACCTGCGGGTGACCACCCGGCCGTACCCGATCCGGATGTGGGCCGAGGCGCACGTGCACAACGCCGTTGGCCGCCCGCAGGACACCCCGGGCACCCTCTCCTTCGACGACTACCTGATCGGCGAGCAGCAGCAGCTGATGGGCCGCTCCATGGCGGAGAAGGAGGTCTACCTCGGGGTGCAGGTGCAGACCCGCGGGGTGATGGACCGCGCGGTTGAGCGCGCCGCCCCGCTGCTGCGCAAGATCCTGCCCGAGGCGGTGGACGCCGAGCTGACCGCGCTGGACTCCGAGGTCGAGCACCTGGACCAGGTGATCGGCTCGGCGGGGCTGGAGGGCAGGCCCGCGCTGGCCGAGGAGATGTCCTGGCTGATGCACCGGTCCTGCTCGCTCGGCCTGCCCGCGCCGCGCAACCTGCCCGCCGTGCCGGGTGCGGCCTGGGAGCCGGAGGACCTCGCCAGCTTCACCGACGCCGCCGACCTGCACTGCGACCCCTACGCCCCGACCGTCACCGTGCGCGGCCGCACCGGCTCCAACGCCGGGCTGTCCCGGCAGGTCGCCGTGCTCACCGTCGGGCAGATGCACGGGCTGCAGATCCCGGAGGTGGACGACCCCTGGGTGCAGCACGCCGACCGGCTGCCTGCCGCGGTGGAGTGGTCGGCCCGGATCTACGTGCGTAAGCCGGAGGAGGTCGCTGGCGAGCTGCAACGGCAGATGAACAAGGTGCGCTCGCAGGTCAAGCACTACACCGACGAGCACGAGCTGGAACCGCCGCAGTCGCTGGCCCGGCAGGCCTCCAGGGTGCTGGAGATCGACGACGAGATGACCTCCGGGTTCACCGCCCTGGCCACCAGGGTGCGCTCCTGGTGGCGGCTGGCGGTGTCCGGGCCGACCGAGCGGGACGCGCTGCGGCTGGCCCAGCAGCTGCTCGACCTGTACAAGCCGAAGATCGCCATCGAGCACCCCGAGGCGCAGTACGCGATGGCCAGGGAGTTCATCCCCGGCGAGCCGCTGGCCTCTGGCGCCTACATGCGGCGTGGTTCGGTGGTCTGGGCGGCCTCCTCGGTGCCGACGGCCACGGCCGAGGTGGGCGACCGGCGCGGCATCCTGCTCGGCGAGACCTGCACCGCGACCCGGCGCCCGGTGGCCTGGGATCCGTGGATGGCGCAGGAGATCCGGGACGGTTCCGGCCTCACCGCGATGGTGGCGGGCCTTGGTGGTGGCAAGTCCTTCCTCGGTGGCGGGGTGGTCTACAAGACGCTGCGTGCCGGGGCGCACTGGACGATCCTGGACCCCTCCGGCCCGCTGGCCAGGCTGTGCGACCTGCCGGAGGTGCGGCCGTACGCCCGGCCGATCAACCTGCTGAACGCCCAGCCGGGCATCCTCAACCCCTACCGGGTGGTGGCCGAGCCGCAGCTGGAGCACTTCCTGGACGAGGACGACCCGGAGCGGGCCTGGCGCAGGGAACGGGCGCTGGCTGGGGCCACCCGGCGCCGCCTCGTGCTGGATGTGCTGACCGGCATCCTGCCCTACGAGGTGGCCAGGATGCCGCAGAGCCGGATCGTGCTGCTGCGCGCGGTCCGCGCGGTCGGCGGCCGCTACGACGCCGATCCCGGGCAGGTGATCGACGCGCTGCGCCGCGACTCCAGTGAGCACCACGAGCACGCGGTGGTCGTCGCCGACTTCCTGGACGAGATGCGCGAGCGGATGTCGCTGCTCATCCCGGAGGCGGACGCCGACCCCTACTCCGAGACCCGGGACGACCGGATGACCGTGCTCACCATGGCCGGCCTGACCCTGCCCAAGGACGGGGTGAGCAGGGAGCACTGGACCGACGCCGAGGCGCTCGGGGTGGAGATGCTGAACCTCGCCGCCTGGCTCACCCAGCGCTCGGTCTACGAGAAGCCGAAGGACCTGCGCAAGGGCGTGTGGATCGACGAGGCGTTCTTCCTCTCCGAGGTGCCGACCGGGCGGGTGCTGATGAACCGCTTCGCCCGTGACTCGCGGAAGTGGAACGTCCGGGTGCTGCTTTCCTCGCAGATCCCCGCGGACTTCCTGCGCATCCAGGGCTTCGTCTCGCTGCTGGACTCGGTGTTCGTCGGCAGGCTGGACGACGAGGACGCGCAGGCCGACGCGCTGCGGCTGCTCAAGGTGCCGGTCGGGGTCGGCTACGAGCAGGTGGTCTCCGCGCTGGGCAGGCGGCCCGGCGCACAGCGGGGTGTGCTGGAGCGCGACCGGGAACCGCGGCAGTTCATCTTCGGTGACGGCGCGGGCGGCGTGGAGCGGATCCGGGTCGACTTCTCCGGTCCGCACCTGGAACACCTGCGCGCGGCCATGGACACCACCCCCGGTTCGATCGACCCGCGGGTCACCGCCAAGGCCCCGGATGTGCCCGAGCCACCCGAGCCGGGCGGGGCGCAGGAGCCGCCGACGGGTACCCCGGCACCGTCCGCCGAGGACGACCTGGAACCGGACCTGGAACGGGCGGCCGAACTCGAGGTCGGGCTCACCGAGGAGCAGGTGCTCGAGGAGACCGCGGCCGAGCCGCGCGCCGGGTCCGAGCGGCACGCGCGGGCCGGTAAGGGTGGCACGGGCCGGGACGCCGCATGA